From Abiotrophia defectiva ATCC 49176:
GAAGCCGGAACTAATGGCGGACCGTACGGCGATCTCTATGTGGTCTTCCAGGTCGAAGAGAGTGACATCTTTGAACGTGAAGGTACCGAAATCTTCTACGAACTGCCTATCAGCTTTAGCCAGGCAGCCCTAGGGGATGAAGTCAAGGTACCAACTGTTCATGGTAACGTTAAACTTAAAATCCCGGCAGGTACCCAAACTGGTACCACCTTCCGACTACGTGAGAAGGGAGCACCAAGCCTTCGCGGTGGCCGCAATGGGGATCAACACGTGTCCGTCAAAGTCGTGACGCCTAAGCGATTAACAGATCGTCAAAAGGATCTCTTCAAGCAACTGGCTGAATCTAGCGGCGAATCTGTCAAGGGCCATGAAGGTGGCTTCTTCGATAAGATGAAGGATATGTTTGAAGGCAAATAAGATGAAAGGCTGGAATCTTCCAGCCTTTTTCATTGTAATTTAGTCAGCATTCCCTGGCTTAACCCTAGTCTTAGAGCCAAAAATTTGGTACAATAGACCAGTGTATTAGTGCCAGATGGCACTCCTATCTAGATAAATCTGAACGAAAGAGGAAGCCTATGAATCCACAAGAATTACAAGCACTCCGAGCCCGACAGGAGAAAATTCGCAACTTCTCCATTATCGCTCATATTGACCATGGTAAGTCCACTCTGGCTGACCGTATTCTGCAATTGACAGAGACGGTTTCAGACCGGGAAATGCAGGACCAACTCTTGGACTCCATGGACTTGGAGCGGGAGCGAGGCATTACCATTAAACTTAACGCTGTTGAACTGACCTATAAGGCTCAGGATGGGGAAGAGTATATCTTCCACCTAATTGATACCCCAGGGCACGTGGACTTTACCTATGAGGTATCACGTTCACTGGCAGCCTGTGAAGGAGCCATTTTGGTCGTCGATGCCGCCCAGGGGATTGAAGCTCAGACTCTGGCCAACGTTTATTTGGCTTTAGATAACGACTTAGAAATTCTGCCGGTCATTAACAAGATTGACTTACCAGCCGCTGATCCTGAGCGTGTTCAGGTTGAAATTGAAGATGTCATTGGCATTGACGCAAGTGAGGCCGTTTTCGCCTCAGCTAAATCCGGGATTGGGATTGACCAAATCCTGGAGCAAATTGTCCACAAGGTACCGGCCCCTCCAGGTGACTTAGAAGCGCCACTACAAGCCTTGATTTTCGACTCTGTCTACGATTCCTATCGCGGTGTTGTCTTGAATATCCGGGTCATTAACGGTGTCGTGAAACCTGGCGACAAGATTCGTTTGATGTCCAACGGCAAAGAATTCGATGTAGTGGAAGTCGGGGTCTTCAGTCCTAAGCCAGTCCAACGCGACTATCTCATGGTAGGGGATGTGGGCTATATCACGGCTTCCATTAAGACCATTCAAGATACGCGAGTAGGGGATACCATTACCTTGGCCAACAATCCGGCCCAAGAACCCCTAGACGGCTACCGTAAGCTTAATCCCATGGTCTATTGCGGTCTCTATCCAGTCGAGTCTAACGACTATAATGATTTGCGGGATGCCTTGGAAAAACTCCAACTCAATGACGCGGCCTTACAATTTGAGCCTGAAACTTCGCAAGCCCTAGGCTTTGGCTTCCGTACGGGTTTCTTAGGCTTGCTGCACATGGACGTTATTCAGGAACGTCTGGAACGTGAGTTCGACATCAACCTCATAACCACAGCGCCTTCGGTTATTTACAAGGTCAAAAAGACCAATGGCGAGGAAATCATCGTGGATAACCCGTCCGCTATGCCAGACCAAACCGTCATCGATGAAATCTACGAGCCCTACGTTAAGGCCTCCATTATGGTGCCTAATGAATATGTTGGCGCAGTCATGGACATCGGCCAACGTAAGCGGGGTAACTTCATTACCATGGATTATCTGGATGATTACCGGGTCAATGTGGTCTATGAGTTACCATTGTCAGAAATCATCTATGACTTCTTCGATAAGCTCAAATCCAATACCAAAGGCTATGCATCCCTTGACTACGAATTAATTGGCTACAAACCATCTAACCTAGTTAAGATGGATATCCTGCTCAATGGCGACCTGATTGACGCCTTCTCCATGATTGTCCACAAGGACTTTGCTTACGGTCGTGGCCGTGAATTAGTAGAAAAACTTCGTGGCATCATCCCACGACAACTCTTCGAAGTGCCTGTTCAGGCTGCTATCGGTAATAAGATTCTAGCGCGTACCACCATTAAGGCCTTGCGTAAAGACGTAACGGCTAAACTCTACGGTGGGGACGTCAGCCGCCGTAAAAAGCTCCTCGAGAAACAAAAAGAGGGGAAAAAGCGGATGAAACAAATTGGGACCGTGGAAGTCCCACAAGAAGCCTTCATGGCTGTCCTTCAAATGGACGAAGATTAATATCTATCAAGCTCCCAGCCAGTATGGTGGGAGTTTTTTTGTATAAACAGAAGGTCAAAATAATTAAGTAATCGCTTGCAATCACCTAAGAAAAGGTTTACAATATAAGTGTAGTATATTTCACAAATTTCACAATAAGGAGGAGTCTACTATGAAAGCATACACCTATGTTGAACCTGGCCTAGCTAAATTCGTTGACAAGCCAAAGCCTGTCATCTTGAAGCCAACGGATGCAATTGTTCGTATGCTTAAAACGACCATCTGTGGGACAGACCTACACATCATCAAGGGTGACGTGCCAGCTGTCCAAAATGGGACGATTTTAGGACACGAGGGGATTGCGGTTGTCGAAGAAGTTGGATCCAGCGTGACTAACTTCAAGCCTGGCGATAAAGTCATTGTTTCCTGCGTCTGCTCCTGCGGTAAGTGTTATTACTGTAAGAAGGGGATTTATGCCCACTGTGAAGACGAGGGTGGTTGGATTTTCGGCCACTTAATCGACGGCACACAGGCTGAATATCTCCGTGTTCCACACGCAGACAATACCCTCTATAACCCACCAGCAGGCCTTAGCGATGAAGCCTTGGTTATGATTTCAGATATTCTACCAACGGGTTATGAAATTGGGGTCCTCAAAGGTCGGGTAGAGCCAGGTTGTAATGTGGCCATTATTGGTTCTGGACCAGTTGGTTTGGGCTCACTCTTAACCGCTCAGTTCTATTCTCCTGCTAAGATTATCATGGTGGATATTGATGATCACCGCCTAGATACCGCCCTCAAGTTCGGCGCTACCCATAAGGTTAATAATTCCGATACTGACAGAGCCATCAAGGAAATCTTTGACTTAACGGATGGTCGTGGGGTTGACGTGGCCATTGAAGCGGTGGGGATTCCAGCATCCTTTGACTTCTGCCAAAAAATTATTGCAGTTGATGGCCGTATTGCTAACGCGGGTGTCCATGGGGTCCCTGTGCAATTCGACTTAGATAGACTCTGGATTCGCAATATTACCGTAACAACTGGCTTAGTATCAACTAATACCACACCACAACTGCTGCAAGCCCTAGAAGCTCAGAAGATTCACCCTGAAGAGCTCGTTACCCACTACTTCAAATTGTCTCAAATCGAAGAAGCTTATGACGTCTTCCGGGAAGCCTCTAAGAATAATGCCATTAAGGTCCTGATTGAAAATGACCTTAGCCCACAAAGCTAGGCTAAGAAGGATCGCTTTTACTATAAGTGACGGGGCCTCTGGCTCGGTCACTTTTTATGTCAAAAAGAAGTTAGGAGGGAAGCCTATGCAAGAAGACATTCAAGGTCTACAAACCATTATTAATAATAGCCAGCACCTAGTATTTTTCGGTGGGGCAGGCGTCTCAACCGAATCGGGTATCCCTGATTTTCGCAGTGCCCAAGGCATTTATAGTCAAGATTTAGGTAGAAACTTTTCAGCCGAACAACTGATTAGTCATAGCATGTATCGTAAATATCCCCAGCTTTTCTATGATTTTTACCGTAAGCATTTGATTTATCCTCATGCTAAGCCAAATGCTGCCCATATCTTTCTAGCACAGTTAGAGGCCAGTGGCCACTTGGACGCTGTCATTAGCCAGAATATTGACACCCTACATGAAGCCGCTGGTAGTCAATGCGTTCTTAAACTACATGGGACGGTTGACCGAAATATTTGTCAGGAATGTGGCAGAGTCTATGACCTTAAGAGCTTTCTTGACGCTTATGATAGTCAGGGCATCCCGCGCTGTCCCCATTGTGGCGGCGTGCTTAAACCAGACGTCACCCTCTACGAAGAATCACTTAATATGGAGGTTTTCGACCAGGCTATCTCAGCCATTCAGCAAGCCGATACCTTGATTGTAGGAGGTACTTCTTTAGTCGTCTATCCGGCTGCAGGTCTACTTCAATATTTTAAGGGCAAACATTTGGTGGTCATCAATAAGCAGGCCATCCCTCAGGATGACTGGGCAGATTTAGTTATTCATGCTCCAATTGGGCAAGTTTTCAGCCAATTAGTGCTTCCGGGTCAATAGGCCTATTCAAAGCTGACAGAATAGACTATAATAGGAAGGAACTGTCAATTTGGAGGAAAGACATGAGTATCTTAAGCGTATCAAATCTGACCCATGGATTCGGCGATCGGGCCATCTTCGAAGATGTCTCCTTCCGCCTACTCAAAGGGGAACATATCGGCCTGATTGGGGCCAATGGTGAAGGGAAATCAACCTTCATGAACATTGTAACAGGTAAGCAACTGCCAGATGAAGGCAAGGTAGAGTGGGCCAAGTATGTGACAACTGGCTACCTAGACCAACACAGCGTCCTTAAGCCTGGTCAAACCATTCGCGATGTCTTGCGCATGGCCTTTGATGATTTATTTGCCATTGAAGCCCGCATTAGCGAGGCCTATGAAGAGATGGCGACCGCTGATGACCAAGCCATGGCAAACCTATTAGAGGAAGTAGGGGAGCTACAAGAACGCCTGGAAGTCCACGATTTCTATACCTTGGATGCTAAAATTGAAGAAGTGGCTCGTGCTCTTGGTATTACCGCCTTTGGTTTAGAAACGGACGTCACCTCACTGAGTGGGGGACAGCGGACCAAGGTCTTATTGGCTAAGTTACTCTTAGAAAAGCCCGACATCTTACTCTTGGACGAGCCGACCAACTACTTGGATGCCGAACATATCGAGTGGCTTAAACGTTACTTGCAAAACTACGAAAATGCCTTTATCTTAATTTCCCATGATATTCCATTCCTTAATAGTGTCATTAACATTATCTATCATGTGGAAAACCTCAAGCTCAGCCGTTATGTTGGCGACTATGAGAACTTCCAAGCGGTCCACGCCATGAAGCGTGCCCAGCTAGAAGCGGCCTATGAACGCCAACAAAAGGAAATAGCGGACCTCAAGGACTTCGTCAATCGTAACAAGGCCCGAGTAGCAACGCGCAATATGGCCATGTCCCGTCAGAAGAAATTAGATAAGATGGAAGTCATTGAGCTACAAGGCGAGAAACCTAAGCCAAAATTTGACTTCCAGTCTGCTCGGACCCCTGGCCGTTTCATCTTCGAAGCTAATCAGTTAGAGATTGGTTATGACCAGCCGCTAACCAAGCCGCTGGATCTAGTCTTTGAACGTAACCAGAAGGTTGCCATTATCGGTGCCAACGGGATTGGTAAGACCACTTTACTCAAGAGCCTCATGGGGCTTATTCCGGCCTTAGCTGGCCAAGTAGAGCAAGGTGATTACTTGGAAATTGGTTACTTCGAACAAGAAGTTGCTTCAGGTAACCGTCAGACGCCATTAGAAGCTGTGTGGAATGCTTTCCCAGCTATGAACCAGGCTGAAGTACGCGCTGCCTTAGCACGTTGTGGCCTGACTTCTAAGCACATCGAAAGCCAAATTCAAGTCCTAAGTGGGGGAGAGCAAGCCAAGGTCCGTCTTTGCCTATTGATGAATGCTCCGCATAATGTCTTGATCTTGGACGAGCCGACCAACCACTTGGACGTTGATGCCAAGGAAGAATTGGCTCGTGCCCTCAAAGAATACAAGGGCAGTATCCTCATGGTTTGCCACGAACCTGAATTTTATCAAGGTTGGGTCAACCAAATTTGGGACTTCAACCAATTTTAACAAGCCAAAGCCAAAGTTTGTTCACTTTGGCTTTTTTTCATGTCTTAATGCCGATATATCAAGATTATTTTATAAATTCAACTTCACAAAGTGTTTGTGAATCTAAAAAACGAATAGATAATATATAATATATTATATAGATAACCTCAGTATTTTATTTAAAATGATAAGGTTTTCTATTCACATAAGCATTTAGTTAAAATACTGATAAGTCAATATTTGAAAACGTTTTGAAAATAGCCTTCACATTGTGCCTTGTTTTCATACATGCTCATTTACAAAAAAAGACCGTCAATATAAAATTTTTATCGTTTGAACTTGAACAAGTGCTTTACTTTTTGAAAACAAAAGCGTATGATGAAGATGTAAATAAAAAGAACTTAGGAGGAACATCCATGGTTGAAAAAGAAGATAAGAAGTTAGAGGCTCAAGCCCATGTTGATGAGCTTGTCCAAAAAGGCTTAGTCGCTCTTGACGAGTTCCGTCTCTTAGACCAAGAACAAGTAGACTACATTGTGGCTAAAGCCTCAGTTGCAGCCTTAGACCAACACGGGGTCTTGGCTAAGCACGCGCTTGATGAAACAGGTCGTGGGGTATTCGAAGATAAGGCAACTAAGAACCTCTTCGCTTGCGAGCACGTGGTTAACAACATGCGTCACACTAAAACAGTTGGCATTATCTCAGAAGACGATGTGACTGGTTTAACCTTGATTGCTGAACCTGTCGGGGTTGTAGCGGGGATTACCCCAACCACCAACCCAACTTCTACCGCGATTTTCAAATCTTTGATTTCATTAAAGACGCGTAACCCAATCGTCTTTGCCTTCCACCCATCTGCACAAGAATCTTCTGCTCACGCAGCCAAAGTGGTTTACGATGCGGCAGTAGCAGCAGGGGCACCTAAGAACTGTATCCAATGGATTACTTTACCATCGATGGAAGCAACTTCTGCGCTTATGAATCACCCAGGGATCGCAACAATCTTAGCAACTGGTGGTAACGCCATGGTTCGCGCCGCTTACTCATGTGGTAAGCCTGCCTTAGGGGTAGGGGCTGGTAACGTACCTGCTTACGTAGAAAAAACAGCTAACATCCAACAAGCTGCACACGACATTATCATGTCTAAGTCTTTCGACAACGGGATGGTCTGTGCTTCAGAGCAAGCTGCCATCGTGGATAAAGAAGTTTACGATGAATTCAAGAAAGAACTTGAGTCTTACCATGTATACTTCGTTAACAAGAAAGAAAAAGCCTTGTTAGAAAACTACTGCTTCGGCGTAAAAGCCAACAGCAAGAACTGCGCAGAAGGTAAATTGAACGCTGATATCGTCGGTAAACCAGCTGCTTGGATTGCTGAACAAGCTGGCTTCAGCGTACCTGAAGGCACTAATATCCTAGCTGCCGAAGTGGCTGAAGTAGGTCCAAAAGAACCATTAACTCGCGAGAAACTCTCTCCAATCATTGCTGTATTGAAATCAGAAAATACGGAAGATGGGATTGCTAAGTCTCGTCAAATGGTTGAATTCCATGGTTTGGGTCACTCTGCTGCTATCCATACACGTAACGAGCAACTGGCTAAAGACTTCGGTCGTGAAGTGAAGGCAATTCGTGTTATCTGGAACGCGCCATCTACTTTCGGGGGGATTGGTGACGTATATAACGCCTTCTTGCCATCCTTAACCTTGGGTTGTGGGACTTATGGTCGCAACTCTGTCGGCAACAACGTCAGCGCCGTTAACTTGTTAAACATCAAAAAAGTGGGGAGACGTAGAAATAATATGCAATGGTTTAAAGTACCTTCAAAAATCTACTTCGAACGTGACTCCATCCAATATCTGCAAAAGATGAAGGATGTAGAGAAAGTTATGATTGTTACGGACGATGCGATGTTCAAATTAGGTTTCGTTCACCGTGTCATCGAACAACTCTCCCTCCGTCCTAAGAAAGTTACCTACACCATCTTCTCAGATGTTGAACCAGATCCAGATATTACAACCGTTGAACGCGGGGCAGCCCTCATGCGTGAATTCCAACCAGATACCATCATCGCTTTAGGTGGGGGGTCTGTAATGGACGCGGCTAAAGTAATGTGGATGTTCTACGAACAACCTCAAGTTGACTTCCGTGACTTAGTACAGAAATTCATGGATATCCGTAAACGTGCCTTCCGCTTCCCAGAATTAGGTAAAAAGGCTAAATACGTTGGGATTCCAACCACTTCTGGTACCGGATCTGAAGTAACACCATTTGCCGTTATCTCTGATAAGAAGAATAACCGTAAATATCCATTGGCTGACTACTCCTTGACCCCAACCATCGCCATCGTAGACCCAGCCTTTGTCTTGACAGTTCCTGCATCAGTTACAGCTGATACTGGTATGGACGTCTTGACTCACGCAGTGGAAGCTTATACTTCTACCTTGGCTAACGACTATACAGATGGTTTGGCTCTCCAAGCAATCAAGTTAGTCTTCGAAAACTTAGAAAGCTCTGTTAAGAATGCTGACTTTGAGTCACGTGAGAAGATGCATAACGCCTCAACCATGGCAGGTATGGCCTTTGCCAACGCCTTCTTAGGGATGTCTCACTCTATGGCTCATAAGATTGGTGGTTTCTTCCATACCGTTCACGGCCGTACCAACGCCATCCTCTTACCATACGTTATCCGTTACAACGGGACTCGTCCAGCTAAGGCTGCAACTTGGCCAAAATACAACTACTACAAGGCCGATGTTAAATTCCAAGACATTGCTAAGATGTTAGGCTTGCCAGCTTCAACGCCTGAAGAAGCAGTTGATGCTTTAGCAAAAGCAGTCTATGACCTAGGTGTTCGTGTCGGAATCGACATGAGTATTAAGGGACAAGGCGTGGATGAGAAGGAATACATGGACACAGTTGAAGAGATTGCTTACTTAGCATACGAAGACCAATGTTCACCAGCTAACCCTCGCTTACCGATGGTAGCTGACATGGTGGAAATCCTCCAAGACGCTTACTATGGTTACAAGGAACGTCCAGGACGTATCAAATAATAGCAAGTAGCTAACTATTCTAGCACCAGGTGCCTGGCACTTGGTGCTTTTTTGAGGACGTCTATTTTGGGCTTATGTTATAATAGAAGTATCAAGAGTCGAGAGAGAGGGGTATAACGATGACAGAAACACTTTATTTAGCAGGAGGCTGCTTTTGGGGCATGGAAGGCTATTACAAGCGCCTGACAGGTGTGGTGGATACGGAAGTTGGCTATGCTAACGGCAAAAGCCCACAGGCCACCTATCAAGGTCTTAAAAGCTCAGATCATGCAGAAACCCTAGCCATTCATTATGATCCTAACCAGGTCGATTTGGCGACTTTAATTAGCCACTTCTTCCGTGTTATTGATCCTTTTAGCCTCAATAAACAGGGCGGTGACGTTGGTCGTCAATACCGCACAGGAATCTACACCACTAGTGCCAGTCAAGAAGCGGCTGTTAAGGCCCTAGTGGCTACTTTTGAGCAAAGAGCAGGGCGGCCAACGGCTGTTGAAGTCATGCCTTTGGCTCATTTTGTGCCAGCTGAAGACTATCACCAAGATTACCTAGATAAACATCCTAGTGGCTACTGCCATATCAAATTGGCCTGGGCCGATCAAGCCTTATCACCAGCTGAAAATTTAGCAAGTCAGGAAGGGTGATAAGATGACCGGCACTATTGAAATTCGACCAGCTCAAGTTGAGGATGCGGCAGCTCTACAAAAGCTAGCCAGCCATGAATTAGGCTATGATTATCCGCTAGAAGCCTGCCAAGAACGGCTGCAAGCTCTCTTGGCCGACGACCAGCAGATTCTTCTAGTGTCAAGAAGCCAAGAAGCTCCTAAACAGGTTCTGGGCATCGTCCACGCTAGCTACTATTATTCCTTTTATGGCGACCCCGCCTATAATGTCATGGCACTAGCGGTCGACCAGGCACATCAACATCAAGGAATAGGGCGGCTTTTAATGCACGCTCTGGAGGCCCAAGCTATTTCAAAGGGCGTCCACCATATTCGCCTTAATTCCGCTAGCCATCGCACTGGGGCACATGCCTTTTATCAGTCCATTGGTTATGATTGTTATAAAACTCAAAAAGCCTTCAGTAAAAACCTATGACTACCAAAAAAACCATTATATCATATATGATATAATGGGTTTTTGCTTTAGATATGAGATTGGAATTGCTTAATGCGCGCCAACAACTGACTATTGCCATTAAATTTAGCAAAGGCCAAAGCGTCTGCACTATATTGCTTGATTTGGTCCGCTTCTAAGCCCTGAGCTTCTGCATTCTGAGCAAGTCGGAAATAGAGTCGATCCACGTAATGGGATACCGCTGCTTGGCTAGAAAGATTAATGCCATGTAGCAAGAGGCGGTTAGACTGGTCATATTCCTGGGCTGTCGCATAGAAATTAGCTGAATGCAAAACAATATTAAGTATGCGCCATAATTCCTGGCTATTGGCCGGCTCATAATCTAGCAGCCCGTCTTGAGCTTTCTCAAAGTAGTGATGGGCCCGTTCGGATTCACCTGCATTGGCATAGGCTAGCCCTAAGCCAGCTGCAGCTAAAGAACTGTAGAGTGGCTCGAAATCGGCGTGTAAATCGGTCATTAGTTGATTTAAGTAGAAAAAACTATCATTGATTGAAGCCTTGGTCAAGGCCGCCAGGAAACCCTTAAGGTAAAGGTAGCGTTTCTTGAGCGAAAGGGGACTGACTTGCTTGGCATCCACAGCAGCTAATTCCTGATTGGCCAACTTATAATCAGCTCTTACAAAGGCATTTTCAGCCGCTTCAATATGTTGATAAAGATCAGTCGATTGGACATCTTGACGTGGGAAGAGCTCGCCTAAACTCATATCTAATCGTTGACACAAATCCAGTAAAATCTTAACAGAAGGAACTTGGCCTTGATTTTCAAAACGACTCAGGGTGGCTTGGGTACAAATGCCTTGGCACAATTCAGACTGTGAAATTCCTAATGACTTGCGCCGTTGAATAAATAACTGAATATCCATAGAGGAAACCTCCTAAATATTGCGCTTATAAGTGACTCTATTATAGCATGATATAGGCCACTTGTCATCGTTTTCACGAAGCCGGCAGTGCAAGAACTAAAGGTAATTTAGGTGTAATCTGACCTGCATCACTTGATAAAGTCAAGGCTGGATAAGCCGGATCAAAGCCAATCTTATGTTGATGATCAAACATCATGTCATAGAGAGGGTTGAGATAGATGGGCTCAAAATTAGTCTCAAACTTGCTTGAATAGAGGTCAAAAGGCACTTTAGGGTCATTGTCGGCCACTATGAGCAGTCGATACTTGCCCATAACATTACAGTGACAGCCAACTGGATCGTCATTATAAGGACTATTGCCATCCACATAATCCATGAGGATGCGGTAAGATTTGCTATCATGCTCAGACAGCGCTTGTTGGATAAATTCGATTGCTTGATTGGTAAATTCAAAATTCATATTAGAAATCCTTTCTAGTTATAAGGAGAGAGGTCAGTATAGACCTAGATCATTTCTGACATCCATGAGTTAACATAATATACATTATAGGATATTCGTTTAAGGAATCTAGTTAGACTCCTTCTTAGCCAATAAAGCCAGATATTCTTCTAAGGTCAATCCATTCTCATAGATAAAGCCCGCATGGACCTTACCTACATAACGAAAATGCCAGGGTTCAAAGTTATATCCTGTGATGGATTCCTTGTTTTGCTGATACCTTAGGATAAAACCAAAACGATGCGCATTATTAGCCAACCATTTGGCTGAATCTGTCTCTGAATAGCTTGCTTCCAGTTCACCACCATTATCTAGCCATTCAGTACCTAGAAGATCAATAGCCAAGCCCGTCGTATGCTCTGAGGCATCTGCTGGCGCGAAATATTGATTGGTAACGGACTCTGCATCGGCTTGACTTAAGCCTTGAGCTAGATAGTTTTGAATGCTAAGGTTACGGTTATTTTCTTGTTCTTCAACAGACCGATAACCTGATACAACCCGATAATAGAAACCATCCTTGGCAGCAGCTTCCATTAGGTCTTCTAAGGGCTTGACTAAGTCTTGATGATAGATATTACCGTAGCTATCCCAAGCCAGTTCTGGTTCTTTTTTATCAGCATTAGGATTATTCTTATTAACTAGCTTAAGCAGTGGATCATCACTATGTGCGGTCACGGGTAGTTTTTCAATTAAAGCATCCACTTTCAAATCTTTGTTAATTGTTTGTATTTCTTCTAAACTAGGCAATTTGTAGCTTGTTTTAGCCTGCACAGCTAATGAAGCCTGCAAGAACATGCTGCAGGCAAGTAAGAGATAAATCAACTTTTTCTTTTGCATAGGGACTTCCTTTCTTAGTTAAGTAAGCCATTTCATAAAGATAAAACCAGAGTAAGCACCCACAAGCCCCCTATCAAGGCCAGATGTAGGCCCCAGGCTAAGGTCAGATAGCCAATAAACTCACGTAAAAAGGCATTAATCGAAAAATAGAGCTTAGTCTTGGCGCCATAACCTTGACACTTAAGTCCTAGGCGCCGTGCCAGAATAAGGGCACGTAATAAATGATAATAGTTAGTGACAATGACAAAGTCCTCTCTCCCCTTTTCCATTAGCTTATAGGAGAATTGAAGATTTTCCTGGGTATTACGAGACTGATTGTCGACCAGAATGGCGGATTGGGGCACGCCTTGTCGAAGGGCGTAAGCTTTCATCGCCTCCCCTTCTGAGATGACTTCATCTGGACCTTGGCCACCCGACATAATCAAGGTCACTTCTTGAGGGCGACGGCGCCAGAGTTTGATGGCCTTATCAATTCGACTGGCAAGCAAGGGCGTCACTTCTGTCCCATTTAAGCCAGCCCCTAGCACCACAATATAAGAATAGCGCGGCCGTACGAAATGGATAAAGTTGAGAATGTTGGTAACGAAAAAGATGCCGACTAAGACGGCAAAATAGAAAATAGTGCTTCCCATGAGCCCATAGATGACATTAAAGATTGGCCAATTGAGTGATAAACGACTTGCTAGAACAGGCCAGATGACCATATAACCAATCATGCCAAATGCTAGCATGAGCGCTAGTGAATTAACCAGATTGAAGCCTTCCCGCCGAATCAAGGTAAGGCCTGAATACAAGAGAGCTATTAGGCTGATCAAAGGCGCCAACATCAAAGTCAAAATGAAGAGGACACCCAGGATGACCAAAATGACAGCAAAAGATTGCCATTCTAGTACGAAGGTCAAGTAGATTCCAATAATACCAGCTAATGAGCCCGACACTAGGAACCAAAATCCCAACCATAAGGTTCGCTTATCATGCCAGTAAACCCAAAAGAAAGGCGAGCTGACCAAGACAAGTAGTAGTAAAAATAGAAATGTCATAATCTAATCCTTTCAGAACTGTGGAGCCATAAGTTGTCCTACACGTTCGAAGTAAGTTTGATTGTCTGAGATGCCGTATTGGATTTCCTTGAGTGTTTCCAATTTGTCGGTAATAATACCATCAACAGGTCGATAGAGAAAGTTTTGGATTTCATCTTCATCATTGATGGTCCAAACGTAAAGTTCTTTCCCCTCCTGATGGGCTTGTTTGGCTAGCTCACTAGTGTAGGAAAAAGCCTCTAAGACATAGAAATCAACCTCATTTTTGGCAAAAGCACCAAATTGCAATGGAATCACATAGCCAGTTCTAATATCAGAATTGAGAGACT
This genomic window contains:
- a CDS encoding iron-sulfur cluster biosynthesis family protein, whose protein sequence is MNFEFTNQAIEFIQQALSEHDSKSYRILMDYVDGNSPYNDDPVGCHCNVMGKYRLLIVADNDPKVPFDLYSSKFETNFEPIYLNPLYDMMFDHQHKIGFDPAYPALTLSSDAGQITPKLPLVLALPAS
- the adhE gene encoding bifunctional acetaldehyde-CoA/alcohol dehydrogenase; this translates as MVEKEDKKLEAQAHVDELVQKGLVALDEFRLLDQEQVDYIVAKASVAALDQHGVLAKHALDETGRGVFEDKATKNLFACEHVVNNMRHTKTVGIISEDDVTGLTLIAEPVGVVAGITPTTNPTSTAIFKSLISLKTRNPIVFAFHPSAQESSAHAAKVVYDAAVAAGAPKNCIQWITLPSMEATSALMNHPGIATILATGGNAMVRAAYSCGKPALGVGAGNVPAYVEKTANIQQAAHDIIMSKSFDNGMVCASEQAAIVDKEVYDEFKKELESYHVYFVNKKEKALLENYCFGVKANSKNCAEGKLNADIVGKPAAWIAEQAGFSVPEGTNILAAEVAEVGPKEPLTREKLSPIIAVLKSENTEDGIAKSRQMVEFHGLGHSAAIHTRNEQLAKDFGREVKAIRVIWNAPSTFGGIGDVYNAFLPSLTLGCGTYGRNSVGNNVSAVNLLNIKKVGRRRNNMQWFKVPSKIYFERDSIQYLQKMKDVEKVMIVTDDAMFKLGFVHRVIEQLSLRPKKVTYTIFSDVEPDPDITTVERGAALMREFQPDTIIALGGGSVMDAAKVMWMFYEQPQVDFRDLVQKFMDIRKRAFRFPELGKKAKYVGIPTTSGTGSEVTPFAVISDKKNNRKYPLADYSLTPTIAIVDPAFVLTVPASVTADTGMDVLTHAVEAYTSTLANDYTDGLALQAIKLVFENLESSVKNADFESREKMHNASTMAGMAFANAFLGMSHSMAHKIGGFFHTVHGRTNAILLPYVIRYNGTRPAKAATWPKYNYYKADVKFQDIAKMLGLPASTPEEAVDALAKAVYDLGVRVGIDMSIKGQGVDEKEYMDTVEEIAYLAYEDQCSPANPRLPMVADMVEILQDAYYGYKERPGRIK
- a CDS encoding M15 family metallopeptidase encodes the protein MQKKKLIYLLLACSMFLQASLAVQAKTSYKLPSLEEIQTINKDLKVDALIEKLPVTAHSDDPLLKLVNKNNPNADKKEPELAWDSYGNIYHQDLVKPLEDLMEAAAKDGFYYRVVSGYRSVEEQENNRNLSIQNYLAQGLSQADAESVTNQYFAPADASEHTTGLAIDLLGTEWLDNGGELEASYSETDSAKWLANNAHRFGFILRYQQNKESITGYNFEPWHFRYVGKVHAGFIYENGLTLEEYLALLAKKESN
- a CDS encoding helix-turn-helix transcriptional regulator, whose protein sequence is MDIQLFIQRRKSLGISQSELCQGICTQATLSRFENQGQVPSVKILLDLCQRLDMSLGELFPRQDVQSTDLYQHIEAAENAFVRADYKLANQELAAVDAKQVSPLSLKKRYLYLKGFLAALTKASINDSFFYLNQLMTDLHADFEPLYSSLAAAGLGLAYANAGESERAHHYFEKAQDGLLDYEPANSQELWRILNIVLHSANFYATAQEYDQSNRLLLHGINLSSQAAVSHYVDRLYFRLAQNAEAQGLEADQIKQYSADALAFAKFNGNSQLLARIKQFQSHI
- a CDS encoding GNAT family N-acetyltransferase, whose protein sequence is MTGTIEIRPAQVEDAAALQKLASHELGYDYPLEACQERLQALLADDQQILLVSRSQEAPKQVLGIVHASYYYSFYGDPAYNVMALAVDQAHQHQGIGRLLMHALEAQAISKGVHHIRLNSASHRTGAHAFYQSIGYDCYKTQKAFSKNL
- the msrA gene encoding peptide-methionine (S)-S-oxide reductase MsrA, with translation MTETLYLAGGCFWGMEGYYKRLTGVVDTEVGYANGKSPQATYQGLKSSDHAETLAIHYDPNQVDLATLISHFFRVIDPFSLNKQGGDVGRQYRTGIYTTSASQEAAVKALVATFEQRAGRPTAVEVMPLAHFVPAEDYHQDYLDKHPSGYCHIKLAWADQALSPAENLASQEG